In Bactrocera oleae isolate idBacOlea1 chromosome 5, idBacOlea1, whole genome shotgun sequence, a genomic segment contains:
- the LOC106621911 gene encoding glyoxalase domain-containing protein 4: MSCTLSLSISLGRRSLRIYNRVTRFISLKRYYSFEIDMTNVEIPGRALHYVLKIGNRGKNAYFFRDILGMKVLRHEEFKEGCEAQCNGPYDNRWSKSMIGYGPESSHFVIELTYNYGVKEYELGNDFGGITIKSKETIERARSQNYPISEEKGLHVLTSPDGYKFYIIEEPQPQASDPVMSVILHSSNLAASKTYWHELLKMEVEVEDSNVITLSYGENQTRLTLKQLTDPINRAKAYGRIAFAVPLNVQPAINAIIQQANGTILTPLLTLDTPGKATVRVIILADPDGHEICFVDEEGFSELSKVEVDGDKNLTKYIQKDPFQEK; the protein is encoded by the exons ATGAGTTGCACTTTATCGCTGTCAATCAGTTTGGGACGCCGTTCGCTGCGGATATATAATCGTGTAACGCGTTTTATTTCACTTAAACGTTATTATTCTTTTGAAATCGATATGACGAACGTTGAAATCCCGGGTCGCGCGCTTCACTATGTGCTCAAGATTGGAAATCGTGGAAAAAATGCATATTTCTTCCGAGATATACTTGGTATGAAG gtgcTTCGACATGAGGAATTCAAAGAAGGTTGTGAAGCGCAATGTAATGG ACCTTACGACAACCGTTGGAGCAAATCTATGATTGGCTATGGACCGGAATCTTCTCATTTCGTAATTGAACTCACTTACAACTATGGTGTAAAAGAATACGAATTGG gTAATGACTTCGGTGGTATAACCATTAAGTCCAAGGAGACAATTGAACGAGCGCGGTCCCAAAACTACCCCATTTCGGAGGAGAAAGGTTTACATGTATTAACATCGCCTGACGGCTATAAATTCTATATAATTGAAGAGCCTCAACCTCAAGCATCTGATCCTGTAATGAGCGTCATCCTACACTCAAGCAATTTGGCAGCATCTAAAACGtattggcatgaattattaaaaatggaaGTGGAGGTAGAAGATTCTAATGTAATAACACTATCATACGGCGAAAATCAAACACGTTTAACTTTGAAGCAATTAACCGATCCTATCAATCGGGCTAAAGCATATGGTCGCATTGCATTTGCAGTACCGTTAAATGTTCAACCTGCAATTAATGCGATTATTCAGCAAGCGAACGGCACCATATTGACTCCTCTGCTTACGCTTGACACACCGGGAAAGGCAACCGTGCGTGTTATCATTTTAGCTGATCCCGACGGACACGAAATATGTTTTGTCGACGAGGAAGGCTTTTCTGAATTGTCAAAAGTGGAAGTAGATGGCGATAAGAAtcttacaaaatatattcaaaaagatCCCTTCCAAGAGAAATAA